Part of the Terriglobales bacterium genome is shown below.
TCGTCTGCTTTTGGATCGTCTAGTTTGGATTTCGGTTCGAACTTGCGGTTTCCACGGTGACAGTCCTCTGGGTGGGCGCGATCTGCAGGGTCCGCAGAATTGCGTCGAGGCGCAGCATGACCCTGTCAGGATTGACTTCTCGTGCCAGGCCATCCTGGTTGCGGGTCTTCACTCCCATCTCGACTTCGTAGCAGGTGCCGTTGCTGTAGGTCTTATACTGGCGGACCTTCGATGCCTCGACGCCGTCTTCGGTCTCGATGTCGATCCAGTCGAAGCCGACTCCGTTGACGGTGTCTGTCTCGATCTTGCCGCCTTCGAGCACGTGGAACGTCGCTTCGCATTCGGACTCGCTGGCGATCTCCGGATCGAGGCTGAGGGTGAAGTATCCGCTTTCGAAGTCGGTCCCGTCATAGAAGCCCTTGGGAATGTCGATGCGGGCGAGCGTGATCTGGGAGTCGTGACCGTCGGACTTCGGACGCAGCGAGGCGTTGGCGCTGGATTTGGCGATGGTCTTGGCGTTCACAAACGCATACTGCCATGGGTAGACAAACGAGACTCCGTAGTCGCGGCTCTTGTAGGTGACAGGCTTCGGCACAAGCGGCTTCTCGGCGGATGGCGTCCTGGCGTTGGTCGTGGCCAGCGCGGCCGATGGGGCCCAGGCGACGGCAGCGGCCACGACGGCGAGCGCGGCCAAGAGAGTAATAAGGTTGACTGTACTGATAGATGGCGTGGTGGATGCATCGGACGGTTTCATAACGGCCTCCTTGGGGCTGCTCGTGGAGGTGCAAAGCACCAGCCAATCGAGGCCGCGTTGATTCTTCGCGACTTAGAGTTTTCTCGAGCCGGCGGCGAGCGTGGACGCCCTGACACAGTGTCTAAAAAACAGCTACAAGCTCCAAGCTGCAAGCTACAAGGGAAAGCAAATAGTCGCCAGCCGCCAGTTGCCAGAAAGCAGTTTCAAGTTTCAGGTTTCGAGTTTCGAGGAACTGCAGGGGCTGAATGCTGATTGCTGAGTGCTGAATGCTGAATGCTTTCCAAATCCGCGCAAATCCGTGAAATCCGCGGTTAGCTTTTGCTCTTGCCTATTATTTATACTTCCCTCGCCCAGCGAACGGAGGAAAAATTACATGGGAGGCTTGATCCCGCTTGGCGATGCTTCGCGGCGGCCGGTACGCATGCCTGTCGTCACCGTGCTGATCATCCTGGTGAACGTGTTTGTTTTTGTGCGCGAGCTGTTGCGTGGCGACGCATTCGTGATGCAGTGGTCTGCGATCCCCGCGCAAATTGTCTCCGGCCATCACTGGATCACGATTCTGACGGCCATGTTCATGCACGGCAGTTGGTCGCACATCATCGGCAACATGGTCTTTCTGTGGGCTTTCGGCCCTGAGATCGAAGATGCCATGGGCCGATGGCGCTATCCGGTTTTCTACCTGCTGGGCGGCGTGGTCGCCATGCTTGCCCAGGTTGCCGCCGACCCCCATTCCACGGTCCCTAACCTGGGCGCCAGCGGCGCGATTGCCGCGGTGATGGGCGCGTTTCTGGTCACGTATCCGCGCGATCAGATTCGCTCGGTTTTGTTCATCTTCATTTTTGCGCGGATCACCTTTATCCCAGCCGTTCTCTTAATCGGTTTCTGGTTCCTCACCCAGCTCTTCAGCGCCGGCTCGGTGGCCCATGTACAGACCGGCGGAGTGGCTTACCTGGCGCACGTAGGCGGTTTTATCTTCGGCGCCGCTACTGCGCGCTGGTTTGAAGACCGGCGGCGGATCGCTTTGCAGCCGACCGTCGACTGAGGGCAGTTGCCAGCTAGCAGTTGCCAGTTGCCAGTCAAAAAGCAAAGGCTTTTCGCCGCGGATTGACGCGGATCAGCGCGGATTTCAATGACGCCGGGTGCCCACTCGCGCGCCAGCGTGTGTGGGATATGTTTCTCTGCTGCGCCTCCAACGGGCCAGATCGAATGATTCAACCATGACGAAAAAGGTTCAAATGATACCACTCTGATATCAAAATGTTGATTTTCACCAATTGTGCGTCATCATGGTCCTCAGGTGTCCCTGGAAGGGATACCGGAAAGGATATCTATGAAAATCGCAGAGCTTTTTGGAGTAAAAACCAACCCCGGCCAGCAACCCCGTTGCTGCCACAAACGTAATGACGGAACCGAGTGTAAGGCCAATCCTCGCAAGGGCAGTCAATATTGCTTCTTCCACGATCCCGCAGTCGAAGAGAAAAGGG
Proteins encoded:
- a CDS encoding rhomboid family intramembrane serine protease, whose protein sequence is MGGLIPLGDASRRPVRMPVVTVLIILVNVFVFVRELLRGDAFVMQWSAIPAQIVSGHHWITILTAMFMHGSWSHIIGNMVFLWAFGPEIEDAMGRWRYPVFYLLGGVVAMLAQVAADPHSTVPNLGASGAIAAVMGAFLVTYPRDQIRSVLFIFIFARITFIPAVLLIGFWFLTQLFSAGSVAHVQTGGVAYLAHVGGFIFGAATARWFEDRRRIALQPTVD